The following proteins come from a genomic window of Clostridia bacterium:
- a CDS encoding threonine synthase, with the protein MRNVKHLECINCGKTYPAAPGVYTCPDCGADGILDVKYDYDYIKSRVSKEMFKENRNFTIWRYSDYLPIQPDSPRPRLRVGWTPLYETKVLADAIGLEKLYMKDDGQNPTASLKDRASAIAVVKAMEEGAKLIACSSTGNAASSLAGNAASVGMKTCIFVPQRAPQGKIAQLLIFGATVISVQGDYRDAFKLSAEAIKKFGWYNRNAAINPYLIEGKKTVTLEICEQLNWEVPDWVVFSVGDGCTIGGAWKGFLDLYHTGMIDRLPKVLGVQAEGCAPITKAFFSGSKLEPTDENTLADSIAVGMPRNPEKALRAVRDSHGTYINVSDEEILSAMRLLGRTSGIFGEPAGVAGLAGLKKAVAQGIIKKNETVVCAVTGNGLKDVNNAIKAAGEPIKVHPDMDELLAALEQKEGFFDYMKQ; encoded by the coding sequence ATGCGCAACGTCAAACACTTGGAGTGCATCAACTGCGGTAAGACCTATCCTGCTGCGCCCGGTGTTTACACTTGTCCTGACTGCGGTGCGGACGGGATTTTAGATGTAAAGTATGATTACGATTATATTAAGAGCCGGGTTTCCAAGGAAATGTTTAAGGAAAACCGTAATTTCACCATCTGGAGATACAGCGATTATCTCCCCATCCAACCTGACAGCCCCAGGCCTCGTTTGCGGGTAGGTTGGACGCCCCTGTATGAGACTAAGGTGCTGGCAGACGCTATTGGCTTGGAAAAACTGTATATGAAAGACGATGGGCAGAACCCCACTGCCTCTTTGAAGGACAGGGCTTCGGCCATTGCGGTGGTGAAAGCGATGGAGGAAGGTGCCAAACTGATTGCCTGTTCTTCCACCGGGAATGCGGCTTCTTCTTTGGCCGGCAATGCGGCCAGCGTGGGCATGAAAACCTGTATTTTCGTGCCGCAAAGGGCGCCCCAAGGGAAGATTGCCCAGCTCTTAATTTTTGGCGCCACGGTGATCAGCGTTCAGGGAGATTACCGGGATGCATTTAAGCTGTCGGCGGAAGCGATCAAAAAGTTCGGTTGGTACAACCGCAATGCCGCCATTAACCCTTATTTGATTGAGGGGAAAAAGACGGTGACTTTGGAAATCTGCGAGCAGTTGAACTGGGAAGTGCCTGATTGGGTGGTCTTCTCCGTGGGGGACGGCTGCACCATCGGGGGGGCCTGGAAAGGTTTCCTGGACCTGTATCATACCGGCATGATTGACCGCTTGCCCAAGGTGCTCGGCGTGCAGGCGGAAGGCTGCGCTCCGATTACCAAGGCTTTCTTCTCCGGCAGTAAACTGGAGCCCACGGATGAGAATACCCTGGCCGACAGCATCGCCGTAGGGATGCCCAGAAACCCGGAAAAAGCCCTGCGGGCCGTAAGAGACTCCCACGGCACCTATATTAACGTATCCGACGAGGAAATCCTGTCTGCCATGCGCTTGCTGGGTCGCACCTCCGGTATTTTCGGTGAACCGGCTGGGGTGGCAGGGCTGGCCGGCCTGAAAAAAGCCGTAGCCCAGGGGATTATCAAGAAAAACGAGACGGTGGTCTGCGCCGTCACCGGTAACGGCTTAAAGGATGTCAACAACGCCATTAAGGCTGCCGGTGAACCGATTAAAGTCCATCCTGACATGGATGAACTGCTGGCTGCGCTGGAGCAAAAAGAGGGCTTTTTT